From one Pseudomonas sp. S35 genomic stretch:
- a CDS encoding LysR family transcriptional regulator, whose protein sequence is MDIELARTFLEITRCGSLAAAAEKLHVTQTAITARVKSLESQLGSTLFVRNRAGARLTADGEAFVVYANQLLQTWEAARRDLPLPDGYRNVLHIGGEVSLCNPLMLGWAQALREHIPGHALRTDVREGEYLLRQLELGVLDAALVFQPQYWPGLQVEQVLEEKLILVQLVSKPSPYVYIDWGPGFRQQHDAALPDKARAAVSFNLGPLALQYILENGGAGYFRTRVVQSYLDSGVMQRVPKAPEFSFPTYLVYSRARDSAVLQQALALLREVVKAESDWSQRWDPLM, encoded by the coding sequence ATGGACATCGAACTGGCACGTACCTTCCTCGAAATCACCCGCTGCGGCAGCCTGGCCGCAGCGGCCGAGAAACTGCACGTCACCCAGACCGCGATCACCGCACGGGTCAAAAGCCTGGAAAGCCAGTTGGGCAGCACACTGTTTGTGCGCAACCGCGCCGGCGCACGCCTGACTGCCGACGGCGAGGCGTTTGTGGTGTACGCCAACCAACTGCTGCAAACCTGGGAAGCCGCACGCCGCGACCTGCCGTTGCCCGATGGCTATCGCAATGTGCTGCATATCGGCGGTGAAGTGAGCCTGTGCAACCCGTTGATGCTGGGCTGGGCCCAGGCGTTGCGCGAACATATCCCAGGGCATGCCCTGCGCACCGATGTACGTGAAGGCGAATACCTGCTGCGCCAACTGGAACTCGGCGTGCTCGACGCCGCCCTGGTGTTCCAGCCGCAGTACTGGCCGGGGTTGCAGGTGGAACAGGTACTCGAGGAAAAACTGATTTTGGTGCAGTTGGTGAGCAAGCCGTCCCCCTACGTCTACATCGACTGGGGCCCGGGCTTTCGCCAGCAGCATGATGCCGCCCTGCCCGACAAGGCCCGTGCTGCGGTGAGCTTCAACCTGGGGCCTTTGGCCTTGCAATACATTCTCGAAAATGGCGGCGCGGGGTATTTCCGCACGCGGGTGGTGCAAAGCTACCTGGACAGCGGCGTGATGCAGCGCGTCCCCAAGGCCCCGGAGTTCAGCTTCCCGACGTACCTGGTGTACTCGCGGGCGCGTGACTCGGCGGTGTTGCAACAGGCGCTGGCTCTGCTGCGCGAAGTGGTCAAGGCCGAAAGCGACTGGTCGCAACGCTGGGATCCGCTGATGTGA